GCCGAAGCCTTGAAAACTAGAGTTATGGGGTTCTATAGGGGAATGCTCCTATAGGTAAAAATTCTCAGCACCAAGTACCAAAGAAACCAATGATTTTAGAGGTTTTGAACTGTATCGTAGGGCATACGAAAACAGGCTTCTGTAAGGTCGCGAAAGTCTGGGGAGAGAACCACCTCTGGGTTGGATTTCGCCAGGAATCTAATTCAAGTGGACTCGTTGAGCCAGAAATTCTCAGCAGTGATGCTAGAAGAATCCACGTCGTAAACGGCGTGGGGTATGTCAAAAAAAGCTGGATGCCAACTATCCCTCTTTCATCCCAAAGATAGAGCAAATATTCTCAACAATCAAACTCAGTCATCTGGGCAATAAGTCTCGGAAACCGAAAAGAAAGTTGAGGAAAGTGACAGAACCGGTTAGGTGAAGATAAAATACCAGTGGTCGCTTTAATATCACCTGAATAGTCGGTTTTTTGTGTCTTTCCCGAGACTATCGGCTGCTACCACTGGTTTGCTGTTGTTTGTTGTTGTAATCCGAGGAAATATAGTTCTTGCGTTCCCAAGCGCCTGAACTGCATTTGTCTCTATAGTAAAAATTGTAACAGACAATACCCATTTTGTGTAAAAAAAAGTAAACAATTTGGTAAAAAATTATTTTTTGCGGTAATCCTCAACCCTCTGAGGACAGCCCCAGATTACCGTTTCCTGTTTGTAAACCACCATACCGGGCTTGGCGCCCTTGGGTTTATAGACGTATTTGGGACGGGTATAGACGACGGGAACCTGTTCACTATGGCGAGCGCGGCTATAATAAGCGGCGTAATCGGCGGCAAATTGCAGATCGGCGGCTTCTGGAACTGTACCGGGGGTTAAACGGAGTAAAACGTGACTACCAGCGATTTCTTGACTATGAAACCAGATATCGTAATCGCTGGCACTACGAAAAGTTAGCCGATCATTTTGACGGTTATTTCTGCCAATCCATAATTCTACTCCAGAGGGAGTAGTAAAGCGCATGGGTTCGGATTCTTTATTATTCGCCCGATTACGCCGGTAATTGCTTTCTAGATACTTTTGTTGGATTAATTCTTCTTGTATCTCGTCTAGGGCCTCTAAATCTTCGCTGCTGCTATAATTCTCTAGTTGACTTAAACTCGATCGCACTTGTTCGAGATAATTAATTTCACTGACCACTTCCTCTAATAAAGGTTCCACCGCTAACCGCGCCCTTTTTAATTTCTGATGTTGTTTATAAAAATATTGGGCATTCTGCACGGGATTTCTTTCGGGATCGAGAGGAATAATGACAGGGTTTCCTGTCTGGAAATCCGCCAAACTAATGCTAGTCATTCCCTGCTGTATTTGCTGCAGATTTGCCATTAATAAATCCCCTTGCTCTTTATAGCGATCAGCATGAGCAGATTCTGCTAGTCTTGTTTGAAATCCTGCGGCTTTAGTTTGCAGTTTAGTCAGTAAAGAGATGACTTTTTGGCTTAATTTTTGCTGTAGTTGTCGAAAGCTTTCTTGATTAATTTGGTCGCTATAATAACGGTTTAATAATTCTTGAACATTTTTAGCCGCTGCCAGTATCTCCCCACCGATAACTGTATAACCTTCTCTTGTCCATCCGGGTTGAAAGGTTTTATTTTCGAGCATTTTTAACCATTCTTGCCAAGCTGAAAAGAGCTTTTCCCAATCATTAGTATCTAACTGATCCGTGTTTAATTTCGGGTTAATTTTGGCTTTTTGCAACAGCGATCGAGCGATAACTGGACTAACTCCACGATAGGTACTAACTAACTGTTTTTCGATAGTTTTAGGGATTAAACTAACCCTAGCTTGCCAACTGCTCAAGGATTCTTCTAAACTGGGATTTGTTGCCAATAAAACGGGGGGTAGTTGATAGATTTGTCCCGTTTGTACGGTGCGAACACTGGACTGGGTGGCATTGACTTGATGGGCAACGGTGACAATTTGATTGTCAGCCGCAGTTAAAATGACATTGCTATATTTGCCGATAATTTCTATATACAAATGCCACAGCGCCGGATCATCGGGACGTTGGGCAAATTGTAGATCGATGACTCTTTCCCACGGGGCAACAAATGCTAATTTTGTCAGCGCCAAACCATTGAGTTGATGACGCAATTGATCGCTGAAAGTGAAGGTATCAGGGACTTTTGGCGGTGGCTCACCAATATGCAGCCGCGCCCCTTGGGGATGCCAAGAAATAATTAACCATCCCTTGCGATCGAAGGTTCGTAAATAGAGGGCGATCGTTTGGCGATCAATTTGATACACTTGTTCTAGTCTCGCCGGTAGCCAAGGGGCGGCAATTTCGGCACAAGTGGCGCTGAGGGTGGTAAAGTCTACGGATTGCATTTTCAGTTATCAGTTATCAGTTATCAGTTATCAGTTATCAGATTTGAGTTTTAAGTGGACAGTGTTATCTAGCAGTTGCCGTTTTCTCTTCACTGATTACTGATTACTGTTCACTGAAAAGCCACCTAACCTCGATCACCTTTTTACTTTTTACTTTTGTAAAAGGGTTTTTTGACTACGGTAGCGGGGTAGGTGGTGCCGCGGATTTCCACTTCGATCGCCTGTCCGATCGAGGCGAAAGGTGTGGGAAGATAGGCTAAAGCGATCGCTGTGTTTAAAGTTGGTGATAAAGTGCCACTGGTGACTTTACCCACCGTTTCTCCGGCAAATACTACTGGATAATCGTGACGAGCGATATGTTTGCCAGACATCTGCAATCCCACCAAGCGCCGATTGACACCATTAAGTTTTTGGTCTTCAAGGACATCGCGACCGATAAAATCGCCTTTTTCTGGCAGATGAACCAACCAATTTAAGCCAGCCTCTAGGGGACTCGTGCTATCGTCGATATCCTGTCCATAAAGGGCTAAAGCTGCCTCTAAACGCAGGGTATCCCGGGCCCCTAAACCGCAGGGAGTCACCCCTAAATTTAAGAATTCTGTCCAAAGTTGCTGTCCGATTTCAGGAGGGGCCATAATTTCAAAGCCATCTTCTCCCGTGTAACCGGTCCTAGCGATAAAAACTTTTTCCCCGAAAAGCTGGCTTTCCCAGTGATTAAATAGACCAAAATCGCTTAATTTTTCCCCGATCAAGGGCTGTAAAATTGTCGCTGCCTTTGGTCCTTGCAGAGCAATTAAGACCCTTTCTCGGGATAAATCCGCTAATTTGACCCCCGAACCCTCTAAATTGCCTAAAATCCATTCTCGATCTTTATCGGTGGTTGAGGCATTAACAATTAACACGCCCTGGCTTTCGCTTTGGTAGTAAAAGATAATATCATCGATTATACCACCCTCTGGGTTAAGTAAAACGCTATATTGTGCCTTTCCTGCCCTTAAACGGGCTAAATTAGAGGGAACTAGGGTTTGGAGAGATTGAACCAGATTATCTCCAGTTAAGATAAATTTGCCCATGTGGGAAATGTCAAACATCCCGACACCGTTGCGGACAGCATTATGTTCGATTTTTAGGCCGCTAAACTGTATCGGCATCTCCCAACCCGCAAAAGGGGTAAATTTGCTGGTTTGTTGGGCAATTAGGTCGTATAAGGGGGTACGAATAGCGGGGGAAGTTGCTTCTTGGTTAGCCACGGTGATCTCGATCGAATGGTTTTCTGCCTAGAGTAGCATAGCAGTTATCAGTTATCAGTAACCAGTAAACAGTTATCAGTAACCAGTAAACAGTAAATAAGTAGGTAGGCGTTAAAAATTATCAGACACCACCGTTATCAAGGGGGACTAAGGGTAGGGTTGATTCATGAATCAACCCTACTATGAATCAACCCTAGGACTAAGGGGGGATCGAACCTAAAATCCATTTTTAATTTAATTATAACCAGCTACTTAGTAAACAGTAAACAGTGATCAATCATACTAAATCCGTTGAGTACAGGCTAGTTATGCGGAGAAGCAGTCATGCAAGAGGCACTCATGCAAAGGGGAATAAATAATCAGTTTTTAATAACTGGATTTAGTATCACTATCCACTGATAACTGATAACAAAGGCCGAAACTAAAACCTAATTTGTTAAGCTAAAAGCTTTGATGTACTTAGTTTATAACCTTCTTTTTAGGTAGGAGAATTGCCAGATTATTTCTTTTGCCTCTTGCCTCTTGCCTTCAGAAGCTGATTACTGATTACTGTTCACTGATAACTGAAAAAGTTCCCCAATCCCTTAACCTTTCTCGCACTCTGTCAATGGGAATTGCGAAACCGCAGCCCAATCTAACGGCATTTTCTAGGGGTTTAGGAGTGGAGGGATCATCACAAAATAAACTCGCTTGAGAAATCACTCCCACCACTTGATTTTTATCGTTTAAAACTGGACTTCCCGACTGTCCAGAAACGACAAACATGGACAAACTTAAGGATTTTTCGTTATTATCATTAACAGTGCCTTTGCTGACAGTCCAATCTTTTTGATTAAAAGGATTACCGATCGAGATTACCGGTTGATTAGGGGCAATTGGGAGGGGTGCTAAAGCTAAAGGTTTTAAATCTGGGGGAGGATTTTTTACCTCTAATACTGCTAAATCGAGCCAGTCATTAGGGGGGGTAGTGTGGAGAATTTTAGCTTTTGAACGCTTGCGAAGTTTTCCCTGGGGGGGTTGGCTATAATACTCGACAAAAATGCGCGCCTCTGCATCGATTTCTTGACGGGAATTCGTCACCACATGGCGGTTAGTCACGATCCAAGCTGTGTCTTGATCTCGTTTTAATAACCAACCAGTGCCGATGCCATTTTTATTTTGGCCGCGAATGATAATTTTAACAATTGAGCGTTTTAAATTTACCAGAGGATCACTCTTAACACTGGGAATTATCTCTGGCATTTTTAATAATTCGGGATTGTCATGAATTAATCGCCCCCGTTGGATTTCCTGTAAAATAAATCTAGCTTCTGATAAATTGGGATCAATTTCTACGGCCTGCCGACACCAATTGAGACCCTGATCGATCTGACCGCTATTGATATAGGTATAACAGAGATTTTCGTAAATCTTGGCATTTTTGGGACTAATTTGGCGTGCCTGTTGAAAAACTGCCATCGCTGCCCCTAGTTTGCCCTGTTCCGCTAAAGCTTTGCCTAAATAATTATAAATATCCCCATCTTTAGGGGCGTAAATTAAAGCCTGTCGATATATTTGCTCTGCTTGCTGCCATTTTCCCTGTTTTCCTAGGGCTTCTCCTAATTTTTTGT
This Microcystis wesenbergii NRERC-220 DNA region includes the following protein-coding sequences:
- a CDS encoding Rqc2 family fibronectin-binding protein, with protein sequence MQSVDFTTLSATCAEIAAPWLPARLEQVYQIDRQTIALYLRTFDRKGWLIISWHPQGARLHIGEPPPKVPDTFTFSDQLRHQLNGLALTKLAFVAPWERVIDLQFAQRPDDPALWHLYIEIIGKYSNVILTAADNQIVTVAHQVNATQSSVRTVQTGQIYQLPPVLLATNPSLEESLSSWQARVSLIPKTIEKQLVSTYRGVSPVIARSLLQKAKINPKLNTDQLDTNDWEKLFSAWQEWLKMLENKTFQPGWTREGYTVIGGEILAAAKNVQELLNRYYSDQINQESFRQLQQKLSQKVISLLTKLQTKAAGFQTRLAESAHADRYKEQGDLLMANLQQIQQGMTSISLADFQTGNPVIIPLDPERNPVQNAQYFYKQHQKLKRARLAVEPLLEEVVSEINYLEQVRSSLSQLENYSSSEDLEALDEIQEELIQQKYLESNYRRNRANNKESEPMRFTTPSGVELWIGRNNRQNDRLTFRSASDYDIWFHSQEIAGSHVLLRLTPGTVPEAADLQFAADYAAYYSRARHSEQVPVVYTRPKYVYKPKGAKPGMVVYKQETVIWGCPQRVEDYRKK
- a CDS encoding serine protease, coding for MKRKELKIGRRYSSKPLQIFLIIAFIAAAPFAIFYLIALAYLWQGDRLLAAGEKESALSAYRTVLSFHENLVPAHIKIAQVLQSQKRYSEALEAYNRGFIVNDKPSTEPSLSNHLVALGDIFAQEEKWSEAIDAYQKAIIIKPTFKGQFQLGKALYSLQRWDEAAKALQAAVFLDPSQGKAYFYLGKAYSEQQLWPEASYAYQQALELIPNQGEIYKKLGEALGKQGKWQQAEQIYRQALIYAPKDGDIYNYLGKALAEQGKLGAAMAVFQQARQISPKNAKIYENLCYTYINSGQIDQGLNWCRQAVEIDPNLSEARFILQEIQRGRLIHDNPELLKMPEIIPSVKSDPLVNLKRSIVKIIIRGQNKNGIGTGWLLKRDQDTAWIVTNRHVVTNSRQEIDAEARIFVEYYSQPPQGKLRKRSKAKILHTTPPNDWLDLAVLEVKNPPPDLKPLALAPLPIAPNQPVISIGNPFNQKDWTVSKGTVNDNNEKSLSLSMFVVSGQSGSPVLNDKNQVVGVISQASLFCDDPSTPKPLENAVRLGCGFAIPIDRVRERLRDWGTFSVISEQ
- the gcvT gene encoding glycine cleavage system aminomethyltransferase GcvT; protein product: MANQEATSPAIRTPLYDLIAQQTSKFTPFAGWEMPIQFSGLKIEHNAVRNGVGMFDISHMGKFILTGDNLVQSLQTLVPSNLARLRAGKAQYSVLLNPEGGIIDDIIFYYQSESQGVLIVNASTTDKDREWILGNLEGSGVKLADLSRERVLIALQGPKAATILQPLIGEKLSDFGLFNHWESQLFGEKVFIARTGYTGEDGFEIMAPPEIGQQLWTEFLNLGVTPCGLGARDTLRLEAALALYGQDIDDSTSPLEAGLNWLVHLPEKGDFIGRDVLEDQKLNGVNRRLVGLQMSGKHIARHDYPVVFAGETVGKVTSGTLSPTLNTAIALAYLPTPFASIGQAIEVEIRGTTYPATVVKKPFYKSKK